One region of Pygocentrus nattereri isolate fPygNat1 chromosome 14, fPygNat1.pri, whole genome shotgun sequence genomic DNA includes:
- the bptf gene encoding nucleosome-remodeling factor subunit BPTF isoform X5: MMRGRRGRPPKTVLMQEPTSGPVRGLRPRRAPKVKARGGADEDFVTPAKRGNHHSSRGRRKAGSAGSRGRGRGRGAAGRGRGRRSAASAVVYDDHESDDEDDGESLASEEDEEAEEDPITDEEEEVIDNESDYLEELPEDEEDDASYCTESSHGSTPGRRRRRARRPRSPILEQKEIPSLDLPTSSEDLLIPAEHLLNASSIYEVLRNFSTVLRLSPFRFEDFCAALVSQEQCTLMAETHIALLKAILREEDTSNTTFGPADLKDSVNSTLYFIDGMTWPEVVRSYCESDPEYRDVLPHLEGEDYPFGPLESKVKVLQFLVDQFLTTNLAREELMSEGVVQYDDHCRVCHRLGDLLCCETCSAVYHLECVKPPLEEVPEDEWQCEVCVAHKVPGVTDCVMEVQKSRPYLRQEPIGYDRHQRKYWFLNRRIIVEEDGEAEVGKKIWYYSSKVQLGELLELLDKEFWENDLCAVLDELREEIHTHMDITEELTNKARSNNKAYLTVVNDEILERLKAQQEAELGEVKRRADEKARQGLKIDEGSEGDNVVSSAADGSTPQEGLGDGDAVSEKTATDATTPPAAEDGSISVSGRPQADPLNPSKIDPQSPPAGAATTASSTAAAEEPGEGAEVERERADKSSESGCQGDGESMLETEPPQTADENSCSSHFSISDCLRPPEEPDLADRSSQSSINSQDDAGEGKGNGDGTRTGSSMRMVTRLRNPDSKLSQRKIMQDKDGSSQDGSKALKETPPLMAYGSVRKDLAGKSSSNNGFFKLGQEGKFRVYHNQYSTNTLALNKHQHREDHDKRRHLSHKFCMTTAGEFKWNGSVHGSKTLTVSTLRLTIIQLENNVPAPFLHPNWASHRSNWIKAVQMCSKAREFALALAILECAIKPVVMLSVWKDSLGHTRLHRMTSMEREEKEKVKKREKKLEDEETMQQATWVKYTFPIKHQVWKQKGEEYRVTGYGGWSWVSKTYVHRFVPKLPGNTNVNYRKALEAAKPGNEHETTSHSQKQNSPSEMHDVSDSIQKPGKEEKQQNSISESTTEPLSAEEHTLKEQGEKKEEKMEVDEKAVDKNDHLYKNESSEQMDAIASKSTSPSEEKVNVSTSSSLLNDQPLKGEAIDGEESSVSAATSQASFDCEVVNVSEGFQLRTAYKKKVKASKLDGLLERRVRQFTVEERQRLEMLKQAATSKPATEKVKEDQETTTTSTNQDLKTEGTAPIPPKPIEADEVVEPVMKDKDPVVQKLEFDQEEEQVKPNSLEQTDNLDVRLGSSPKTEIAEQGQKTGTEAEHKTGNGAPVTTAAAFNGGPQQDLETDLEVKPETACPKIEDTEGKTPVENSSSISENGLNVEKALSVHVNGKDGSIDSPPANLPNNINSKEIIQTTEDESRVAPQKEPLKSLMNGDLTQEGQKEKAKPDDEPLVAKSDSEYLPPQKIAKLENSTEGIVDSTVGSAPSQPTAPEASLKPDVLNNSAKVASVETEEAKLKSLSPSSIPSGDESSLSSDVPENSNSSGSGIKTMITQVTTTTTTTVSTESRTVQLAEVSSTLDGTASNNASAVNALAEPKVESTTTVSTLSTTTTTTVTKVTNPVLGAKVTEESKTVVTATLTDAKSGPSGSSVSSMTVSKEYTTKDRVRLMKFSRSKKTRSGTALPSYRKFVTKSSKKSIFVLPNDELKKLARRAGIREVPIFNYNAKPALDIWPYPSPRPTFGITWRYRLQTVRSLAGVSLMLRLLWACLRWDDMAVKPSPAVGTTRTETSETDITTTEIIKRRDVGPYGIRSEYCIRKIICPLGVPEAPKETPTPQRKGLRSSALRPKKPEPSKQTGPVVIETWVPEEDLELWEIRAFTERVEREKAQAADPTKKRLEQQKPGGTTSTSTLTSTPISAGSSTQKVVVGSLTSPVTPGTKVVLATKLGTPVTFQQNKNFQQTFASWVKQGQGNTASTTSVTTVAASSISTSGQTFQIAAAPGSKAGNVLTAKLPLPANSKIVTVNVPTTQGGVVQVQQKVVGIIPSSTAGTAQSFSSFQPRSASINIRPNTTTSTQQVTTTGAPLRPGMTVVRSPLQQATALSKTIIRTPLTVQQGILPASQGQQVVTQIIRGTPVSKAVTSSSPVQAGVGTPPRPSTPGQPQTPQTPTGARPQQGQVKLTLAQLTQLTQGAQGGNPGLTVVIQGQGQTTGQLQVIPQGVTVIPGPGQQLMQAAMPNGQVQRFLFTPMPPAPAPAAPAISTPSTSATPVTTTTTTTTPTMPTHPVRQTAAQAQPPVQPSNLPSSPPSLPTPQPVQHPVTPAQTPTPASPLQTPQTHISSPQPQIPQLQPQPQIPQLQPQPQIPQLQPQPQIPQLQPQPQIQPQPQIQPQLQIQPQPQVQSPPQLQSQVQLQPQLQPQPQIQPQPQTQPLPQPPPQTQPLPQPQLQLQTQPQLQHQPQPHLPAQSPVQQSPPLSVSHVAQVASPPTQVASIAVAPQVTQTTVTQVRPQIQLPAQLLSVPGLQQQVLSHIQNQVAAQLQAQAQQGTLPQQIKLQLPIQIQQQGGGQVQTHQIQNVVTIQTASVQEQLQRIQQLRDQQQKKKQQQEAKKEHTQQATSQSDMLQKQVVMKQNAVIEHLKQKKTMTPAEREENQRMIVCNQVMKFILDKIDKDEKQAAKKKKREESVEQKRSKQNASKLSALLFKHKEQLKAEILKKRALLDKELQVEVQEELRKDLSKLRREKEKAQAAASQAAAAAASAQAAAHAAATAAPVASSASSHKRKRDEDRDGTSSKSKKKKMISTSSKDNKRDTKLYCVCKTPYDESKFYIGCDLCSNWYHGECVGITEKEAKKMDDYICTECKRAQEGTSEELYCICRTPYDESQFYIGCDRCQNWYHGRCVGILQSEATHIDEYVCPQCQSTEEAMTVLTPLTDKDYEGLKRILRSLQAHKMAWPFLEPVDPNDAPDYYGVIKEPMDLSTIEQRIQKRFYSKLTEFVADMTKIFDNCRYYNPSDSPFYQCAEFLESFFVQKLKAFKASRSHNNKLQSSAS, from the exons ATGATGAGGGGGAGAAGAGGCAGGCCGCCCAAAACCGTGTTGATGCAGGAGCCCACCTCGGGGCCGGTGCGAGGGCTCAGACCCCGCCGAGCGCCGAAGGTGAAGGCGAGAGGGGGAGCGGACGAAGATTTCGTGACTCCTGCTAAGCGGGGGAATCACCATTCGTCGCGGGGCCGGAGGAAAGCGGGGTCGGCGGGATCGAGGGGCAGAGGCAGGGGCAGAGGAGCTGCTggaagaggcagagggagaCGGAGCGCCGCCAGCGCCGTGGTCTACGACGACCACGAGAGCGACGACGAGGACGACGGCGAGAGCCTGGCGTccgaggaggacgaggaggctGAAGAGGACCCTATAACGGACGAAGAGGAAGAGGTCATCGACAACGAGTCGGACTACCTCGAAGAACTGCCcgaggatgaggaggatgatGCGAGCTACTGCACGGAGAGCAGCCACGGCAGCACCCCGG GCCGGAGGAGACGCAGGGCCCGTCGGCCACGCTCTCCCATCCTGGAGCAGAAAGAGATCCCTTCCCTGGACCTGCCCACCTCTTCTGAAGACCTCCTCATTCCTGCCGAGCATCTGCTCAATGCCTCATCCATTTATGAGGTCTTGCGCAACTTCAGCACGGTGCTGCGTCTCTCGCCCTTCCGTTTCGAGGACTTCTGCGCAGCCCTGGTGAGTCAGGAGCAGTGCACTCTGATGGCTGAGACGCATATCGCCCTGCTGAAGGCCATCCTGCGTGAGGAGGACACGTCCAACACCACCTTTGGCCCGGCTGACCTCAAAGACAGTGTCAACTCCACACTCTACTTCATTGATGGCATGACCTGGCCGGAGGTGGTGCGGTCTTACTGCGAGAGTGACCCTGAGTACCGGGATGTCCTGCCGCACCTGGAGGGTGAGGACTACCCCTTTGGGCCTCTGGAGAGCAAGGTGAAGGTCCTTCAGTTCCTGGTGGACCAGTTTTTGACCACCAACCTAGCGCGCGAGGAGCTGATGTCGGAGGGCGTGGTTCAGTACGATGATCACTGCCGCGTGTGCCACCGGCTTGGTGACCTGCTGTGCTGTGAGACCTGCTCCGCCGTATACCACCTGGAGTGTGTGAAGCCTCCTCTGGAGGAAGTGCCTGAGGATGAGTGGCAGTGCGAGGTGTGTGTGGCACACAAAGTGCCCGGTGTCACCGACTGCGTGATGGAGGTTCAGAAGAGCCGACCGTACCTCAGACAAGAGCCGATCGGATACGACCGCCACCAGAGGAAGTACTGGTTCCTGAACCGGAGAATCATTGT TGAGGAGGACGGTGAAGCGGAGGTGGGGAAGAAGATCTGGTACTACAGCTCTAAAGTGCAGCTGGgagagctgctggagctgctaGATAAAGAGTTCTGGGAGAATGATCTGTGTGCTGTTCTGGATGAGCTGAGGGAAGAAATCCACACTCACATGGACATCACTGAGGAGCTCACCAACAAGGCCCGCAGCAACAACAAGGCCTACCTCACCGTCGTCAACG ATGAGATCTTGGAGCGGTTGAAGGCCCAgcaggaggcagagcttggtgAGGTGAAGCGGCGCGCAGATGAGAAGGCCAGGCAGGGGTTAAAGATCGATGAGGGAAGTGAGGGTGATAACGTGGTCTCATCTGCTGCCGATGGCTCTACTCCACAAGAAGGTTTGGGAGATGGGGATGCAGTGAGCGAGAAGACTGCGACTGATG CTACAACTCCTCCTGCTGCTGAGGACGGTAGCATCAGCGTGTCTGGGCGTCCTCAGGCTGACCCGCTTAACCCGTCTAAAATCGACCCCCAAAGCCCTCCAGCGGGCGCTGCCACCACTGCCTCCTCCACTGCAGCTGCAGAAGAACCTGGGGAAGGGGCTGAGGTGGAGAGGGAACGGGCAG ataaaagcTCAGAGTCAGGTTGTCAAGGTGATGGGGAGTCTATGCTGGAAACTGAACCTCCACAGACTGCTGATGAAAACAGTTGCAGCAGTCACTTCTCCATTTCTGACTGCCTGAGGCCCCCAGAGGAGCCAGACCTGGCTGACCGCTCCTCGCAGTCTTCCATCAACAGCCAAGACGACGCAG GTGAGGGTAAAGGAAACGGAGACGGTACGAGGACAGGGTCGTCTATGCGCATGGTGACACGTCTGCGCAATCCTGACAGCAAACTGAGCCAGCGCAAGATCATGCAGGACAAGGATGGCAGCTCGCAGGATGGCAGCAAAGCACTTAAAGAG ACCCCTCCGCTAATGGCCTATGGCTCTGTCAGGAAAGATCTTGCTGGAAAGAGCAGTTCTAACAATGGTTTCTTCAAGCTGGGCCAGGAGGGCAAGTTCCGCGTCTACCACAACCAGTACAGCACAAACACCCTGGCCCTTAACAAGCACCAGCACCGCGAGGATCACGACAAGCGCCGACACCTCTCTCATAAGTTCTGTATGACCACCGCCGGCGAGTTTAAGTGGAATGGCTCCGTCCATGGCTCCAAAACGCTGACCGTGTCCACTCTGAGACTGACCATCATTCAGCTGGAGAACAATGTCCCTGCTCCCTTCCTACATCCCAACTGGGCCTCTCACAG GTCAAACTGGATAAAGGCAGTCCAGATGTGCAGCAAAGCACGAGAGTTTGCCTTAGCTTTGGCCATTTTAGAGTGTGCGATCAAACCAGTGGTTATGCTCTCAGTCTGGAAGGACTCACTGGGTCACACAAG GCTTCATCGAATGACCTCTATGGAGcgggaggagaaagaaaaggtgaaaaagagagagaaaaaactggAAGATGAAGAGACAATGCAGCAGGCCACGTGGGTGAAGTACACGTTCCCTATTAAGCACCAG GTGTGGAAACAGAAAGGGGAGGAGTACAGAGTAACTGGGTATGGTGGTTGGAGCTGGGTCAGTAAGACCTACGTCCACCGCTTTGTCCCCAAACTACCTGGAAACACAAATGTCAACTATCGAAAAGCACTTGAAG CCGCTAAACCTGGCAACGAACATGAAACAACATCCCACTCGCAGAAACAGAATAGCCCTTCAGAAATGCACGATGTCTCTGATTCCATCCAAAAGCCgggaaaggaagaaaaacagcaaaattccATTTCTGAATCCACAACAGAGCCTTTATCTGCTGAGGAGCACACCCTGAAAGAGCAGGgtgaaaaaaaggaggaaaagatGGAGGTGGATGAGAAGGCTGTGGATAAGAATGATCATCTCTACAAGAATGAATCCTCTGAACAGATGGACGCTATAGCCTCGAAGTCAACCAGTCCCAGTGAGGAAAAAG TTAATGTTAGCACGTCTTCATCTTTGCTGAATGACCAACCTCTCAAAGGGGAGGCTATTGATGGTGAAGAGTCCAGTGTCAGTGCAGCAACTTCTCAGGCATCCTTCGACTGTGAAGTTGTGAACGTCAGTGAGGGCTTCCAGCTGCGCACAGCATacaagaagaaagtcaaagcaTCAAAGCTTGATGGCCTCCTGGAGCGACGAGTCAGACAGTTCACCGTGGAAGAAAGGCAGAGGCTGGAGATGCTCAAGCAAGCAGCCACCTCTAAACCAGCCACCGAGAAGGTAAAGGAGGATCAGGAGACAACCACCACATCCACAAATCAAGACTTGaaaactgaaggaactgcaCCTATTCCTCCAAAACCTATTGAAGCTGATGAGGTAGTAGAGCCAGTAATGAAGGACAAAGACCCTGTGGTCCAAAAGCTTGAATTTGACCAAGAGGAGGAGCAGGTGAAACCCAATTCCTTAGAACAGACTGATAATCTTGATGTCAGATTGGGCTCCAGTCCAAAGACTGAAATAGCGGAACAAGGACAGAAAACAGGAACAGAAGCAGAGCACAAAACGGGCAATGGAGCACCAGTAACAACTGCTGCTGCGTTTAATGGTGGTCCACAGCAAGATCTCGAAACAGATCTTGAAGTAAAACCTGAAACAGCTTGTCCTAAAATTGAGGATACAGAGGGGAAGACTCCAGTTGAAAACAGCTCTTCCATAAGTGAGAATGGTTTAAATGTAGAAAAAGCTTTgtcagtgcatgtaaatggaAAAGATGGTTCCATAGACTCTCCCCCCGCAAATCTCCCCAATAACATTAATTCAAAAGAGATTATCCAGACCACGGAAGATGAGTCAAGAGTGGCACCACAGAAGGAACCCCTGAAATCTCTAATGAATGGCGACTTGACTCAAGAAGGTCAGAAAGAGAAGGCTAAGCCCGATGATGAACCACTGGTGGCCAAGTCAGACTCTGAGTATCTGCCACCTCAGAAAATAGCTAAGCTGGAGAACAGCACAGAAGGCATTGTTGACTCGACCGTTGGTTCTGCTCCATCCCAGCCTACCGCACCAGAAGCTAGCTTAAAACCAGATGTGCTTAATAACAGTGCCAAGGTGGCGTCAGTAGAGACTGAGGAAGCCAAGCTTAAATCCCTCAGTCCATCATCCATTCCATCTGGGGATGAGTCCAGCCTTAGCAGTGACGTTCCTGAGAACAGCAATAGCAGTGGTAGTGGGATTAAGACCATGATTACGCAAGTTACCACAACTACCACCACTACGGTTTCCACTGAGTCACGTACTGTCCAGTTAGCAGAAGTGTCAAGCACGCTTGATGGTACCGCTAGCAATAATGCTTCTGCCGTGAATGCATTGGCTGAACCAAAGGTGGAGTCCACCACAACAGTCTCTACTCTTTCTACTACAACTACCACCACTGTTACCAAGGTTACTAATCCAGTCCTTGGAGCCAAGGTAACAGAGGAGAGCAAGACTGTTGTCACAGCAACACTAACTGATGCTAAATCAGGGCCTTCAGGTTCCTCTGTGAGCTCCATGACCGTGAGTAAGGAGTACACCACTAAGGACAGGGTACGACTGATGAAATTTTCCCGCTCCAAGAAGACCCGGTCAGGGACAGCACTGCCTTCATATCGCAAGTTTGTAACCAAGAGCAGCAAGAAAAGCATCTTTGTCCTTCCCAATGATGAGCTGAAGAAGCTTGCACGCCGAGCCGGTATCCGTGAGGTGCCCATATTCAACTACAATGCCAAACCGGCTTTAGACATCTGGCCATATCCATCCCCAAGACCCACATTTGGAATCACATGGAG GTACCGGCTCCAGACTGTGAGGTCTTTGGCTGGAGTAAGCCTGATGTTACGGCTGCTCTGGGCTTGTCTCAGATGGGACGACATGGCTGTGAAGCCCTCTCCCGCTGTAGGAACCACACGGACAG AGACATCTGAGACTGATATCACCACCACAGAGATTATCAAACGGAGAGATGTGGGACCTTATGGTATTCGATCAGAGTACTGTATCAGGAAAATTATTTGCCCACTGGGAGTGCCAGAGGCTCCCAAAG aaaCCCCCACACCCCAAAGAAAAGGTCTGCGTTCCAGTGCTTTGCGGCCAAAGAAACCAGAGCCTTCTAAACAGACGGGGCCAGTAGTGATTGAGACATGGGTGCCAGAGGAGGATCTGGAGCTCTGGGAGATACGAGCCTTTACTGAAAG AGTTGAGAGGGAAAAGGCGCAGGCAGCAGACCCAACTAAG aaaCGGTTGGAGCAGCAAAAGCCTGGAGgcaccacctccacctccaccttaACCAGCACTCCCATCAGCGCTGGATCTTCCACCCAGAAGGTGGTGGTAGGCTCTTTGACCAGTCCGGTCACCCCTGGGACGAAAGTAGTACTGGCCACCAAGTTAGGTACGCCGGTGACATTCCAGCAGAACAAGAACTTCCAGCAGACTTTTGCCTCCTGGGTCAAGCAAGGCCAAGGTAATACAG CCTCCACAACTTCTGTTACCACGGTAGCAGCAAGTAGCATCAGCACGTCTGGGCAAACGTTCCAGATCGCTGCTGCCCCGGGCTCGAAGGCCGGCAATGTCCTCACCGCCAAACTGCCTCTGCCGGCCAACAGCAAGATAGTCACAGTGAACGTGCCAACCACCCAAGGAG GTGTGGTCCAGGTACAGCAGAAGGTAGTGGGCATCATTCCATCCAGCACAGCAGGCACTGCCCAGTCCTTTTCTTCATTCCAGCCACGTTCAGCCAGCATCAACATCCGGCCCAATACCACCACCTCCACGCAGCAG GTTACAACGACTGGAGCCCCTCTCCGGCCCGGGATGACAGTGGTTCGTTCCCCTCTTCAGCAGGCCACAGCTTTAAGCAAGACCATCATCCGCACCCCCCTAACGGTTCAACAAGGTATTCTTCCTGCAA GTCAGGGCCAGCAAGTGGTCACTCAGATCATCCGTGGAACACCCGTATCCAAAGCTGTGACTAGCAGCAGCCCAGTACAGGCTGGCGTAGGCACTCCCCCTAGGCCTTCCACCCCAGGCCAGCCACAGACCCCCCAGACACCCACTGGTGCCCGGCCACAACAGGGCCAAGTTAAACTCACTCTGGCTCAGCTCACACAACTCACACAGGGTGCTCAG GGAGGGAATCCAGGTTTGACTGTAGTGATCCAGGGCCAGGGCCAGACCACTGGCCAGCTCCAAGTCATCCCACAAGGGGTGACTGTGATACCAGGTCCTGGGCAGCAGCTCATGCAGGCAGCCATGCCAAACGGCCAGGTCCAGCGTTTCCTCTTCACCCCCATGCCCCCTGCACCAGCTCCTGCAGCCCCTGCCATATCCACGCCCAGTACCTCTGCCACCCCAgttaccactactaccaccactaccacacCTACAATGCCCACACATCCAG TGAGGCAAACTGCAGCACAAGCCCAACCTCCTGTCCAACCATCCAACCTTCCATCGTCTCCGCCCTCTCTCCCTACACCCCAACCTGTCCAGCATCCAGTCACCCCAGCCCAAACCCCAACACCTGCTTCTCCACTCCAGACACCTCAAACCCATATTTCTTCACCTCAGCCCCAAATTCCTCAGCTGCAGCCACAGCCCCAAATTCCTCAGCTGCAGCCACAGCCCCAAATTCCTCAGCTGCAGCCACAGCCTCAAATTCCTCAGCTGCAGCCACAGCCTCAAATACAACCCCAACCACAAATTCAACCCCAACTTCAAATACAGCCCCAGCCACAAGTTCAAAGTCCACCTCAGCTCCAATCCCAAGTCCAGTTACAACCCCAGCTTCAACCACAGCCCCAAATTCAGCCTCAACCTCAGACACAACCACTGCCACAGCCTCCACCCCAAACTCAACCTCTGCCACAGCCCCAACTTCAGCTACAGACCCAACCTCAACTTCAGCATCAGCCTCAACCTCACCTACCTGCTCAATCCCCTGTACAGCAGTCTCCTCCCTTATCTGTCTCTCATGTCGCCCAGGTTGCCTCCCCTCCAACACAGGTAGCCTCCATTGCTGTAGCCCCACAGGTGACCCAGACCACAGTAACGCAAGTTCGGCCTCAGATCCAGCTCCCCGCCCAGCTCCTCAGCGTGCCAGGTCTCCAGCAGCAGGTCCTCTCCCACATCCAGAACCAGGTAGCGGCCCAGCTCCAGGCCCAGGCCCAGCAGGGCACCCTTCCCCAGCAGATCAAGCTGCAGCTCCCCATCCAGATCCAGCAGCAGGGCGGAGGACAGGTACAGACGCATCAGATACAGAATGTGGTAACCATCCAGACAGCCAGTGTACAGGAGCAGCTCCAGCGCATTCAGCAGCTACGAGACCAGcaacagaagaagaagcagcagcaggaggctAAGAAAGAGCATACTCAACAGGCCACCAGCCAGAGCGACATGCTGCAGAAACAG GTGGTGATGAAGCAGAATGCAGTCATAGAGCACTTAAAGCAGAAGAAAACCATGACTCCTGCAGAAAGGGAGGAGAACCAGAG AATGATCGTGTGTAACCAGGTGATGAAGTTCATCCTGGATAAGATCGACAAGGATGAGAAGCAGGCAgctaaaaagaagaagagagaggagtcTGTGGAGCAGAAGCGCAGCAAACAGAATGCCAGCAAGCTCTCAGCTCTGCTCTTCAAACACAAGGAGCAGCTCAAAGCTGAGATCCTGAAGAAGAGGGCATTGCTGGATAAGGAGCTACAGGTAGAAGTACAG GAGGAGTTGAGGAAGGATCTGAGCAAGttgagaagagagaaagagaaggctCAGGCTGCAGCCTCTCAGGCAGCTGCTGCAGCCGCCAGTGCCCAGGCAGCTGCCCACGCTGCGGCCACCGCCGCTCCAGTCGCCTCCTCAGCCTCCAGCCACAAACGCAAACGAGATGAAGACCGTGATGGAACCTCCTCgaagagcaagaagaagaagatgatctCCACGTCCTCAAAGGACAACAAAAGAGATACCAAGTTGTACTGTGTATGCAAAACGCCCTACGACGAATCCAA GTTTTATATCGGTTGCGATCTCTGCTCAAACTGGTATCACGGTGAATGTGTGGGCATCACGGAGAAGGAGGCAAAGAAGATGGACGACTATATTTGCACAGAGTGTAAAAGAGCACAGGAGGGCACCTCAGAGGAGCTCTACTGTATCTGCAGAACGCCTTATGACGAGTCCCA GTTTTACATTGGCTGCGACCGTTGCCAGAACTGGTACCATGGGCGCTGTGTGGGCATTCTGCAGAGCGAGGCCACTCATATCGACGAGTACGTATGCCCACAGTGTCAGTCTACGGAAGAGGCCATGACGGTCTTGACGCCGCTCACAGACAAAGACTATGAGGGCTTAAAGCGAATCCTCCGCTCCTTACAG GCCCATAAGATGGCATGGCCGTTCCTGGAACCAGTAGATCCTAACGATGCTCCAGATTACTATGGGGTCATAAAGGAACCAATGG